The window GTATCTCCTGAAAAGATATAGGTATTAATAACGTTAAAAAATTATTGTTGTTCCAGAGTTTTTAACTGACCGGGTCTGCATGGACGAATTCTCCTTTGCCTGAAATATCCACAATATCCCGCACTGTAATAAACAAAAGCCTGGGGGCCTTAAGCCCATAAGCTTTAAATGACCATTTAAAATCCAGAGCAATGGATAACCCGTTGTCTTTCCGGGTAATGAAAAATTTTATCGGCAGCTGCCGCCGTTGCCCCATAAATTCCAGAACGGCCAGGGCATCAATTTGAAATCGGTCGTCATTGAGCCGGGTAAACGCTTGGACTTCGGCCAGTTCAATACTTGATTCAGAATATTTGTCGATTTGCAGGTAATCGGCCATGGCCTTGTTGCGATCGGCAAAACCGGTATCAAAACGGCAGGTCTGGGCCCTGGCCCTGGCATACGAAATGGCCCCTGCTTCAAAATCTATACCGATCCGGGCTTCAACACCCTGCCGGGCCCACCCCTTAAAGGAATGCAGGGGTGCATAAGCCGTAAATCTCACATCAAAATTATCGGTTAAGCTATACTCTTCAACTGCACAATTCATACTGATCTTTATTTTCATAAGACGGCATTGCTGCCTTGGGGTTGATGTTATCTTGTTGTAATTTGCCCTTATAAGAAAGTACCAATAAGTTTCTGAGTTACTTTCATGTTTTGTTGTGGGTGGCGTCTGGCAGCTGATACATGGGTTTGGAAGGTGGTTCCCAAGACAGGAGGCGGCTGGAATTCACCAGGATGCCGGCAGTGTGGAAGATATGAATCATGCCGGCCATGACCGGAGATAGCATTCCAAGCATGCCGAGAGCAGCACCTCCCAAGTCTGTAGATATCGCAAAGTAGTGGTTCTGATCAATAACCTTCATGGTCTGGTGGCTTAAATTCCTCACTTTTATCAGACCTTCCAGGTTGGAATCGGCAAGGGCAATGTCTGCGGCTTCCAGGGCCACTTCAGCCCCGCCGGCTCCGATGGCCACACCAATATCGGCCCGGGCCAGGGCCAGGGCATCGTTCACCCCGTCGCCCACCATAACCACCCGGTGCTCTTTTTGCAGTTCCGCCACCCGGTCTGCCTTCTCCTCGGGCAGCAGCGGGGCCCGGCAGTCATCAAAGTGGAAGATGTCCATCATGGTCTGGGCCACCTCCTTGTTGTCGCCGGTGACCAGGTGAATGGACTTGACGCCGTCGGCTTTAAGGTCGTTTAACACCTCCACGGCTTCGGGCCGGATGGGGTTGGCAATCCCCATCATGCCCGTGGCGCTGCCGTTTTTAGACACAAAAATAACGGTGCGGCCAAGGGCTCTTTGTGCGGCCGCTTTTTTATCAAACCAGCGCAGGTCCACCTCATTTTCGTCCATGAACTGCCGGTTGCCCACCAGGACCACCTCCTCGCAGCCGATGTTGCATGATACGCCACGACCGGCCTTGAATTCGCAGACCGCATGGGCCTGAATTGTCAAATTTCGCTTCTGGGCTTCGGCCAGAATGGCCCGGGCCATGGGATGCTGGTTGTGGGACTCGGCTGTGGCCGCCAGAGAGAGGATTGTATCTTCGGAGATGGAGGGCGTTCTGCCCACAATGGTCATAATCTGGGGCAGATCCTGGGTCAGGGTGCCGGTTTTGTCAAAACAGTAGACATCCGTTTTGCCCACGGTTTCAAGATAAAGGCCGCCTTTAATGAGGATGGAGTGTTTCGCCGCATTGGCCAGGGCAGCAGTCACCGCTGATGAGGCGGCAAGAACCGTGGCGCATGGGCAGGACATTACCAGCATGACGGTCAGGGCACGCAGAGGATCCAGGGTCAGGGCCAGGGTGGCTGCCGTGGCGGCCAGGCCGATTTTCAGCAGCCTGGCTGCCAGCTCGTCCGCCTTTTGCTCGGCCGGCGCTTTATTGGCAAGTGAGTTTTCCACCATGCGCATGATTCCGGCAAGATAGGTGTCCTGGCCGGTTTTCACGGTCCGGATGAACAGGGTGCCCTGGGAGATAATAGTGCCGGCATAGACCTTGTCTCCGATATCCTTGAACACGGCTTCCGAGCGGCCGTTAATGGTGGCTTCGTCCACCAGGGCATCGCCGTCAAGGATGGTGCCGTCCACAGGGATCTTTTCACCGGTATGGGCCGCCACCACATCATCCGGCCGGATGTCGGCCACCTGTGTTTCAACCTCCATGCCGTCCCTCATCACATAGGCTGTGGCCGGGGCGACCTCCAGTATGTTGCGGATGGCTTTTCTGGACCGCTGGGCCACATAATCTTCGGTGAGCTCAGCCACATTATAAATCCAAAGGATCTGGATGGCGGAAAAGGCTTCTCCCATCAGGATCGTGGCAACAGAGCCCGCTGCCAGAAAAGGTTTGACCGTTACTTTTCTCTTTTCTGCGGTGTCCTTGACTGCTTCTTTAATTAAAGGAACTGTGCCGGCCATGGCGGCTATTCCCAGAAAACTTAAAGGGGTTTGGGCCAGAGCCAGGCCGAATATCCATTTGCGAACCAAAGCAAAAACCATGACAGAAGTAAGCCATGCCACCCGCCTGGCCTTGACTGGAGAGGATGCGTCTTGGTGGGTCTCACACAGACAGCTGGTACATGCCGGGCCATAGGTTGAGGCAGGATCGTCATCGGGAAAGCTGACAGGATGAGCCACCTGGGCCAGAACGGCCAGCATCAGGTTGCCAAGATCTGTTTTGTACGGATCAAACAGGATAATAACCGATCCGCTGGGAGGACGGACCTCCGTCTTTCTTACCCCCACCTGACGGTTTATGAATTTTTGCATCCAGGATGCCTTTTGGGTGTCCTGGCGGCAGGACAGAACCTGCGCCCGTATTCTGCCGGGCATAAATTGCCTTACCCGGATACCGTTCTTTTTTAACAGGGTTCGGGTTATGCCCTGGGAATTGCCGTTTAATTTTTGTTTCATAAGATTTTCTAACCTAATTGGTTTACTTTAAGTTGCGAGACTACCATATCTCATTAGTCGTTTCAAACTTTTAATTTTAATTTAATTAAATTTGCATCAAAAAATTTATATGGTTTTTTTTCTAAAATATTTAACGACGTATGAAATTATTTATTGACTATAAAATTAGGCCAGGCTAATATCTGCCGGTAATTTGTCACAATAATACATAATACTTGATTGCATTTCAGGAGGAAATATGGCACCGTTTATACCTATCGCATGCGGGTTGGCAACTATTCTCACCTGTGCCTTGGCAGTGGAAACCGGCAAGGGAACACAAAAAACCATCAAAAGAAGAAAAAGAAGAAATGCCAGGAAAAATAGATCCTGAAATAAAAAAAGAATTTGCCAAAATTACGATGACTGCCAGCTTAGGTGTGGCGGTGATTACGGCTCCTTTTTTAAAAAGAAATAAAACAATGAAAAATATCCATACCGGCGCCGGGGTTCTTCTCGCGGGCAGTGCCCTGTGGCATCATTTTTTATACAATTCTGAAAAAAAATCCAAAAAAGTCCTGCCAGTACCTGATACGCCTAAAGTCTGATAAAAATTGCGAATTTTCTACATTTTTGCAATATGAAAACATTTTGTCAGCAGGTTATCTAAACTACTTAATTTTTGGAAAAGTAAGTAGATGCGTTTCATGCCTGTTTTTGAAAATAAATATGGCAATTACGAACATTTATTTTTCCATATCTCAAGTTGGTTTGGAATATAATATTTAATAAAGTTAAATAGTTGACAGGCAGACGTTTTGGTCATATGATTAAAACCATAGAAAATATATGCTTATAAGTATTTTCTATGGTAACTACCGATTCATATATTAAGGAGAGTGTCATGTTTTATCTGCCATTAACTGCATCACCTCTTGGCTGGATCGTACTCGGTGTGAGCGGATATGCCCTTTACAAAGCAGGCAAGAAAAAGGGACAGGATGAGGCTGCCGCTTCCCGAATCACGGAAGTGCCGGGAACAGAGGATAAGGCAAAAACAACAGAGGAAGGAGAAAAAATATGAGTGTACCCGTTGTCGCACATCCTTTAGGATGGATTGTCCTTGGTGCCGCAGGCTTTCTTGCTTATAAAGCTGGAAAAAAAGCAGGCAAAAAGGCGGAAGAGGATATTGCCAGAACCAGTCTGTCTGACCGGGTTATCAAAGGTGCCATGAAAGCGGCCTACAAAACCCAGAAAGGTGTTTCCGAAGGCTTGGGAAAAGCCAAAGAAAAATGCGGAACTCTCTGGGAAGAGGCGAGAACAGAGGCCAACGCAACATCAGACTAAACTATGCCGTCCGGACAATGACTGCGCCTGCCTTTTCAGGTGTAAGAAAAAGGCGCAGTCCTCCGGGACTTGATATGGCAACCGGTGCTCTTTCAGGTCCGTGTCCCTGCAGGGAGTTGGTCTGGTCGATGGATTCCAGGGTCAGTTTTACGCCGGCAGTTACCCCGTGGGTTTCTATGTGTTTGACGCCCCTTGGCCCGCCCATCACTTCCGTAACCTCAAAATCAAGATTTTTTCTGGCAAAGAAGAACTGGGTGGACGCCTTTCCCGGATAGTTCCCCCATATTCTTGCGGCTTCACCTTCGGACAGCCGGGTTCTTTCTCTGCGGTTGATCAGGACCAGGTAATCCATATGGGGCAAAGAGCGAATGAAACGGATATTGCCCTCCACAGGGATGCCTAAGCGGGCCAGTCCCTTTTCAATAAATGGGCCGCCGGAATGAATCTCCACATGGCCTTCCTGGCCTTTCTTCATCTGGTTCAAAGGTATCTTTTCACCGGATTCAAGATGGATATACAACTTCATGACCATGCCTGCCGGAATAACCACATCGCCATTGTCCCCGTGTACCCGGACAGAATTAAAATTGATGTCTTCGTCATGCCGGATGATATGCCCGCCGGTAAACAGTCCCATGCGTTGCAACCATTTTTCCAGGGCAGGGTTGGTGACCTGGAGCATTACCAGTTCTGTATTTACAGGCGCATCAAGCAATGATGAATACATGTTTCCCTCTTTGGTTAAATTCAATTTAATTATGACGAACTTGCGATATTGCCGCCTATAATTTTATATGGCCTGCTCTTTTTTTCAGGCATGTCTGGGGCCGGATGAATCAATTGTTTTTCCCTCATGCCTGCATACCCGATAATTCCCAGGGTGGATACATTATGAAGGATTGCTGCGGCCACAGGGCGAAGCCATCCCAAAGAAGCCAGCAATAAAAAGGAGGAATTCAGGGACACTGCAGAGACAAAGGCTTGCTTTATGGTTCCCTGGCATCGCAGGGCAATCTGCCGGGCTGTGAGCAAACTGTTCAAGTCTTCCTTGAGTAAAATCACCTGGGCAGACTCCTTGGCAAGATCTGCACCCGAAGGCAGACAAATCCCCACATGGGCAGACACCAGGGCCGGTGCATCGTTCACCCCGTCTCCGGTAAAACCCAGGATACAGCCTTCGTCCTTGAGCCGGGCCACAATATCGGCTTTATCCCCGGGCCGCAGTTCGGCATACACCTCGTCCACATCCGGCAGGGAAGCGGCCAGGGCATTGGCCGTACGTTCCGTGTCTCCGGTAAGGATAACAATTTTTTTAATGCCTGCCGCCTTAAGTCCGGCAAGCACTGCCGGCGCTTCGGGCCGCAATTCGTCCCGAAGGCCCAGAACACCTTCAAGCTTGCCGTCCCGGGCCACATAGAGCAGACTTTTTCCCTCTTTCTGGAAAGCACGTGCTGCCTTGTCCGCGCTTGAGCAGTCAATGCCTTCGTCGTCCTCTATGAAATGGCGGCTGCCCACCAGCACATTGAGATCATCGATATATGCAGACACCCCGTGGGCCACGATAAAGTCCACCTGGCTGGTGGGGGAAAGGGTCAGCCCCCTGTCCCTGGCCGCATCCAGCACGGCTGCGGCCACGGGGTGGGCATAATGTTCTTCCGCCGAGGCGGCCAGTACCAGAAGCTGATCATCATCCAGGCCCTGGGCGCTGAATATGTCCGTCACCTGTAATTCACCCCGGGTCAGGGTGCCGGTTTTATCAAATACAAGCGTATCCAACCTGGCCAGGCTGTCCACGGCCTGGGCGCCCTTAAGCAGTACGCCCTGCCGAGCTGCCGTGTGCATGGCCACACGCACGGCAACAGGGCTGGACAGTTTGATCACACAGGAGTAATCCACCGTAAGTACGGCAGCTGCCTTTTCAAGATTCCGGGTCATGGCAAACAGACCCACACCCAGGCCAAAGGTCAGGGGCACCAGTTTATCGGCCAGTTCATCGCTTTTCTTCTGGGAATCGGATTCATACCGCAACGAGTCTTCCAGAAATTTTGAAATCCTTGCTACGGCTGTTTCCGCACCCACATGAACAGCTTCAAAGATAATGCGCCCTTCCTCAATGACGGAACCTGAGATCACCTCATCCCCCGGTTTGACATGGACGGGAACAGACTCTCCGGTTACCGAACTTTGATTAATGGAAGCATCTCCGTCCACCACCCGGCCGTCCAGGGGGATCATCTCTCCCGGCCCGCAAACCACCCGGTCTCCAATACCAGCCTCTGCAAAAGGGATCTGGATCTCCTGGCCGTCCTTTTCTATCCATATTTTGTCGGTCTGGGGTTTTAGCAAGCTTTTAAGCAGGCCCGTGGTTTTTGTCTCACTGATTTTTTCAAAATATTCACCCAGGGCAAGCAGGGCCACTATGGTGGTGGCTGTGAAATAATCTCGCCGCCACAGGGAAAAGGAAACGGCTGCGGCATCCAGAACTTCAACTTTAAGCTTTCGGTTCCAAAGACATATTATGCCATCCAGAATAACAGGTGCGGACAGCATCAGAGCCAGGGGCGCGGCAAATAATGCAGGCAGAAAAAAACAGGCAAGGGATATGATGCCTTTTACCGACAGGTTCAAAAGAGATGGTGGCGATTTTCTGTCGTTTTTTCCTTTGAATATATCTAAAGGCAGATCCTGGATGCACCCTAATACGGCCCCCCTTGTTTCGTCCCGGCCATCATACCTGATAATGACCGAAGACGCTCTGCCGTTCAGGCGTGCGGTTTGAACCCCCGGGATGGTTTCCAGGGTGGCTTCAAGATAATCCGGATCCATATTCGGATCCCTCAGGAATCGTCCTTTCAGCCGTACCCGGTTAGGCAGCTCACTGACAATGGTAAAAGGGCGGTGTGTGCACACGGTCATGGGGCATCCGTTCCCCCGGGGGGACACGAGGCCTCCGGGCCTTTTTTCATTATTTTATCAATCAAATATCCGGTTCCGGCAAGTGCTGCGGCTGTCATGCCGATATCTGCCAGACTTTTTTTATTGGTCAAAGAGAGAATAAGCGATGCCGCCGTCCCTTTGGCAAAGCCGTTGATTACGGCTTGGGTTTTGCTCATGGTGCCATTGTGCACATCCACCATGTTGGATCCGATGGTGGCGGCAGAGGCAATGGTGATGATGATGGTGGCAAATCCCAAAGGGGTATATGTGTCCTGGGGGACTGGGATGGGGGCGAACATAAAAGGCCCGGGTGCCTGGACCATGGTCGGCAGTGTGGGTTCTGTGGATTGAACCACCTGTGTTTGCGGCATCAAAACAGGATCAATAAATTTCATTGCTGGCAGCCTTGGTTTTTTCTTAAGGTATAAATCAAGAAACTGATCATCTGATAATGATGCCAAAACACATGGCAAAGTTCAAGCTAATTTTTATGATCTACGACAAAATTAACTTGAACTGACTATTTTAGTTTTTTTCTTCAATGTCAGGACATATTGTCCCAGAAAGAGCGACTCTGATCATTCATGGTTTCACCGCCGGATTGTTTGTCTCTGTTTTCCTGATATGGGGTTCCGGAAAAATTGTTGCCCTGGGGCCGTGATCCCAATAGCCGGGCCACACGGTCTTCAATGGGCGGATGGGTGGAAAACAGGTTCATCATCTGCTTTCCGGTTAAAGGATTGACAA is drawn from uncultured Desulfobacter sp. and contains these coding sequences:
- a CDS encoding cation-translocating P-type ATPase; amino-acid sequence: MKQKLNGNSQGITRTLLKKNGIRVRQFMPGRIRAQVLSCRQDTQKASWMQKFINRQVGVRKTEVRPPSGSVIILFDPYKTDLGNLMLAVLAQVAHPVSFPDDDPASTYGPACTSCLCETHQDASSPVKARRVAWLTSVMVFALVRKWIFGLALAQTPLSFLGIAAMAGTVPLIKEAVKDTAEKRKVTVKPFLAAGSVATILMGEAFSAIQILWIYNVAELTEDYVAQRSRKAIRNILEVAPATAYVMRDGMEVETQVADIRPDDVVAAHTGEKIPVDGTILDGDALVDEATINGRSEAVFKDIGDKVYAGTIISQGTLFIRTVKTGQDTYLAGIMRMVENSLANKAPAEQKADELAARLLKIGLAATAATLALTLDPLRALTVMLVMSCPCATVLAASSAVTAALANAAKHSILIKGGLYLETVGKTDVYCFDKTGTLTQDLPQIMTIVGRTPSISEDTILSLAATAESHNQHPMARAILAEAQKRNLTIQAHAVCEFKAGRGVSCNIGCEEVVLVGNRQFMDENEVDLRWFDKKAAAQRALGRTVIFVSKNGSATGMMGIANPIRPEAVEVLNDLKADGVKSIHLVTGDNKEVAQTMMDIFHFDDCRAPLLPEEKADRVAELQKEHRVVMVGDGVNDALALARADIGVAIGAGGAEVALEAADIALADSNLEGLIKVRNLSHQTMKVIDQNHYFAISTDLGGAALGMLGMLSPVMAGMIHIFHTAGILVNSSRLLSWEPPSKPMYQLPDATHNKT
- a CDS encoding ferrous iron transport protein A, with translation MYSSLLDAPVNTELVMLQVTNPALEKWLQRMGLFTGGHIIRHDEDINFNSVRVHGDNGDVVIPAGMVMKLYIHLESGEKIPLNQMKKGQEGHVEIHSGGPFIEKGLARLGIPVEGNIRFIRSLPHMDYLVLINRRERTRLSEGEAARIWGNYPGKASTQFFFARKNLDFEVTEVMGGPRGVKHIETHGVTAGVKLTLESIDQTNSLQGHGPERAPVAISSPGGLRLFLTPEKAGAVIVRTA
- a CDS encoding heavy metal translocating P-type ATPase → MTVCTHRPFTIVSELPNRVRLKGRFLRDPNMDPDYLEATLETIPGVQTARLNGRASSVIIRYDGRDETRGAVLGCIQDLPLDIFKGKNDRKSPPSLLNLSVKGIISLACFFLPALFAAPLALMLSAPVILDGIICLWNRKLKVEVLDAAAVSFSLWRRDYFTATTIVALLALGEYFEKISETKTTGLLKSLLKPQTDKIWIEKDGQEIQIPFAEAGIGDRVVCGPGEMIPLDGRVVDGDASINQSSVTGESVPVHVKPGDEVISGSVIEEGRIIFEAVHVGAETAVARISKFLEDSLRYESDSQKKSDELADKLVPLTFGLGVGLFAMTRNLEKAAAVLTVDYSCVIKLSSPVAVRVAMHTAARQGVLLKGAQAVDSLARLDTLVFDKTGTLTRGELQVTDIFSAQGLDDDQLLVLAASAEEHYAHPVAAAVLDAARDRGLTLSPTSQVDFIVAHGVSAYIDDLNVLVGSRHFIEDDEGIDCSSADKAARAFQKEGKSLLYVARDGKLEGVLGLRDELRPEAPAVLAGLKAAGIKKIVILTGDTERTANALAASLPDVDEVYAELRPGDKADIVARLKDEGCILGFTGDGVNDAPALVSAHVGICLPSGADLAKESAQVILLKEDLNSLLTARQIALRCQGTIKQAFVSAVSLNSSFLLLASLGWLRPVAAAILHNVSTLGIIGYAGMREKQLIHPAPDMPEKKSRPYKIIGGNIASSS